agcttattgaaaaaaaaaaaaatcgccctgTTCCAATATTCTAAACTGAAATTTTCGTCATTCTGGAGCCGCCAAGCTTTTTTCTGAGCTTCACAGCGAAAGGGCGCACATATCAACCACTCAAATCACAGGATTGCTGAATATGGCAAATACATTTTCTTTCAGTGCTGCCTGCTTTAGTtgaacgaaggaaggaaggaacgggagagaacagaaagacagggatgttaaccagtctaggaGTGGTTTGTTACCCTACACTTTAGTTGCATAAGGCAGAGCTGGTACCTTTTGGGTCGGCATCAGGATACAGCTTGGACCAGGGTATCTTGGCCTTGTGGGGCAATGACTGCAGGTAGGAGCGCGCCTTTTCGTTGATGATGCAGTTGAGGTCATCGGGGCCGGGTGAGCCGAGCACGCCGAGGATGTGGTTCAACTGGTCCAGGTAGTGCTTGCCCGGGAACAGGGGTCGGTTGGAGACCATCTCGGCCAGGATGCAGCCGACGGACCAGACGTCGATGGCCTGGCTGTAGCCCTTCGAGTTGAGCATTATCTCGGGCGCCCGATACCAGCGGGTGGCCACGTACTCCGTCAGGAAACCAGTGTGGTCATGCTCAGGGTCAGCCACCCGCGCCAGACCAAAGTCGCAGATCTGCTCACATGTCAGAAAAACAGGTGCAATGTTGGCAACGCATTAGTACTTTTCGTGGGGCTATACAAAAACTTTTGATGACAATCCCGGAGATGTTAGCCTGGCTTATCACTTGGCTGACTACTCTTGGGGTCCAGTGGTGGTTTATGGCACACACAATGATAACAAATATACATAAATAAGCGCGTACAGTTACACTTATACACATTTACATGCAATAATTCATAGTGTTTTGTCAAGACCTGTGGTCCTCATAGGCAACGCATTCCATGTTGTGCAGCGCGCGAGTGCCAGTTAATGATGCGCTGCTTTAGGTAGCAGTTCTTTATGGGTCGTCATGGCAAGGATTCACTGAGAGAAGCGGTTCTTAAATGCACGTTCTGAATAAATTTCGGTAGTTATAAGATCATACTGCccccagtccccccccccccccttcttttttgtgtggtggtCCTTACAAGCCTTTTCAGGTATGGCACTTCGCCAAAAGTCGGGGAGGTGCCACAGCTCCAAGCAGCATTGCAAATGCAGTACATACTGCTCTCAGAACGTGTCATTCTGGGCCGTAGCAGTTGCAATCACACCAAACGTGTTTAAAGTCTCACTGAAAGCTGTCAAGTTGCAGCGTAAATCGCTTGATGCAAAAGGACACGTTGCTAAGCAATAGAGGTGATATAGTCCAAACTTTACAGCAAAAGATACAGCTTGGTGGCTAAGAACAGTGAACAAATCTCTTGgaattaaaaaaataaagcgcTATATAAGGCCTGAAAAGTGAACGCTACACATCACAGCAGACCACTCAAAGTGGCAGGCAAGCTCAGCACGAGCGAGAAATTCTGACAGAGCAGGCCAGCACCTTGAGGTCGCACGTTGTGTTGAGAAGCAGATTGCTGGGTTTGAGGTCTCGATGCAGCACATTGGCGGAGTGGATGTACTTGAGGCCACGCAATATCTGGTAGAGGAAATAGCAGATGTGGTCGTTGCTCAGCTTCTGCGTCTTCAGCAGTTTGTACAGGTCAGTCTCCATCAGGCACTGAACGATATAGCTGTACGGTGACATTGAAGAAAGCATCTGGTCAAGGAAAGCACTTTTGGCCAAAGAGATGGATGTATCAAATTctcgtttatttgtttgtttgaagATGGTCAGGTTTCTCGCAAGCGCACCTGGCCAATATCTCCAGGCAGGCTCAGTCCACAAATCACTAAACAGCCTCCCACAAAAAAAGGGTTTCGAATTGAGTCTTAAGGGCCCCTAACCACCCAGATGTCGAAATTTAGTTGTGATGGGGAAATTGTGCACGAGTGCACGACGAACACGAAGCCATGAGAATTTTTTGAAACGGCACAGTAATAGTGGAGTTAACGCGCTTGATTATCGAAACCGTGATGACCACACCTTTCCCTCTCTCCTGTGCTCTCCTCTACAGGTATCCTCTCCCACACTGCTTTCCCTCTCGCCGAGCACCCCTCCCAAATCTCTCGTGGTATACGTCATGACCGACTTTCTGCTTGAAAACTGTTTACTTTCGGTTGCCGTGACTCCAGCCGTCGGCTCCGTCAGTAG
The sequence above is drawn from the Rhipicephalus microplus isolate Deutch F79 chromosome 3, USDA_Rmic, whole genome shotgun sequence genome and encodes:
- the rl gene encoding mitogen-activated protein kinase rl, with product MAANELGEPKATEIVRGQVFEVAPRYTNLAYIGEGAYGMVVSAFDNETNEKVAIKKISPFEHQTYCQRTLREIKILTRFKHENIIDIRDIIRAPTIEQMKDVYIVQCLMETDLYKLLKTQKLSNDHICYFLYQILRGLKYIHSANVLHRDLKPSNLLLNTTCDLKICDFGLARVADPEHDHTGFLTEYVATRWYRAPEIMLNSKGYSQAIDVWSVGCILAEMVSNRPLFPGKHYLDQLNHILGVLGSPGPDDLNCIINEKARSYLQSLPHKAKIPWSKLYPDADPKALDLLDKMLTFNPHRRINVEEALAHPYLEQYYDPGDEPVADEPFKFETELDDLPKEQLKVLVFEETKLFQARNASRPPQQASS